From one Triticum aestivum cultivar Chinese Spring chromosome 4B, IWGSC CS RefSeq v2.1, whole genome shotgun sequence genomic stretch:
- the LOC123093245 gene encoding probable 3-ketoacyl-CoA synthase 20 — MDRDLFRTVKQGTRNQARLLYHRLVCRLPHLLAVTLLLVVAPRLVSTLSLAALWSEARANAAVLLAACAGCAAAAYAYAMSRPRPVYLVDLAGYKPGPAHEATRAQAIRQFGLAGGFDDESMSFQKRMMERSGLGEATHFPASLMSIPVDMCLQTARDESEAVVFGVVDELLAKTGVRAEDIGVVIANSSLYSPTPSFVSLIVNRYRLRHDVVSHNLSGMGCSAGIIAIDLAKHLLQVHPDTYALVVSTENITLNAYLGNNRPMLVTNTLFRVGGAAVLLSNRRQERARAKYQLIHTVRTHRGASDRSYGCVTQEEDDAGHVGVSLSKELMSVAGEALRTNITTLGPLVLPLSEQLRFLATVVLKRVFRADVKPHIPDFTLALDHFCIHAGGRGVLDELERSLKLSAWHMEPSRMTLYRFGNTSSSSLWYELAYCEAKGRIKKGDRVWQIAFGSGFKCNSAVWKALRAVDAVAVGDTGSPWAQDVDVLPVHVPKVVPIDDDEASYKTAAA, encoded by the exons ATGGACAGGGATCTGTTCCGGACGGTGAAGCAGGGGACGCGGAACCAGGCCAGGCTCCTGTACCACCGCCTGGTGTGCCGCCTGCCGCACCTCCTCGCCGTCACGCTGCTCCTCGTCGTGGCCCCGCGGCTGGTGTCCACGCTGTCCCTCGCCGCGCTCTGGAGCGAGGCGCGCGCCAACGCGGCCGTGCTGTTGGCCGCGTGCGCGGGCTGCGCCGCCGCGGCGTACGCCTACGCCATGTCGCGGCCGCGGCCCGTGTACCTGGTGGACCTGGCCGGGTACAAGCCCGGGCCGGCGCACGAGGCGACGCGCGCGCAGGCCATCCGCCAGTTCGGGCTGGCCGGCGGGTTCGACGACGAGAGCATGTCGTTCCAGAAGCGGATGATGGAGCGGTCGGGGCTCGGCGAGGCCACGCACTTCCCGGCGTCGCTGATGAGCATCCCCGTGGACATGTGCCTCCAGACGGCGAGGGACGAGTCGGAGGCCGTCGTATTCGGCGTCGTGGACGAGCTGCTGGCCAAGACCGGCGTGCGCGCGGAGGACATCGGCGTCGTCATCGCCAACTCCAGCCTCTACAGCCCCACGCCGTCCTTCGTGTCGCTGATCGTGAACCGGTACCgcctccgccacgacgtcgtcagCCACAACCTCAGCGGCATGGGCTGCAGCGCCGGCATCATCGCCATCGACCTCGCCAAGCACCTCCTTCAG GTGCACCCGGACACGTACGCGCTGGTGGTGAGCACGGAGAACATCACGCTCAACGCCTACCTCGGCAACAACCGCCCCATGCTGGTCACCAACACGCTCTTCCGGGTGGGCGGCGCGGCGGTGCTGCTCTCCAACCGCCGCCAGGAGCGGGCGCGCGCCAAGTACCAGCTCATCCACACCGTGCGCACGCACCGGGGCGCCAGTGACCGGAGCTACGGCTGCGTGAcgcaggaggaagacgacgccgGCCATGTCGGCGTCTCGCTCTCCAAGGAGCTCATGTCCGTGGCCGGCGAGGCGCTGCGCACCAACATCACCACGCTGGGGCCGCTCGTGCTCCCGCTTTCCGAGCAGCTCCGCTTCCTCGCCACCGTCGTGCTCAAGCGCGTCTTCCGCGCCGACGTCAAGCCGCACATCCCGGACTTCACGCTCGCGCTCGACCACTTCTGCATCCACGCCGGCGGGCGCGGGGTGCTGGACGAGCTGGAGCGCAGCCTCAAGCTCAGCGCCTGGCACATGGAGCCGTCCCGGATGACGCTCTACCGCTTCGGCAACACCTCCAGCAGCTCGCTCTGGTACGAGCTCGCCTACTGCGAGGCCAAGGGTAGGATCAAGAAGGGCGACCGGGTGTGGCAGATCGCCTTCGGCTCCGGCTTCAAGTGCAACAGCGCCGTCTGGAAGGCGCTCAGGGCggtcgacgccgtcgccgtcgggGACACCGGCAGCCCCTGGGCGCAGGACGTCGACGTGCTGCCGGTGCACGTGCCCAAGGTGGTGCCCATCGACGACGACGAGGCGTCATACAAGACGGCCGCCGCCTAG